In the Desulfomonile tiedjei genome, one interval contains:
- a CDS encoding TolC family protein, translated as MTHLVGLMGKILLWMLACFFGLAACSCQSLKYSLQRPPVPTPAPHFSAAAGAAEQRPLPAAAVVGKRRLTLEECKQMALARNLDLHAARVDEFTKRWIRDSNRTKILPHLVFASELSNRDNYGYAFSDVLGQEGVNPDPAATTGTGVTNYSVGHERSTWRYTLELNWSPTDAALAYYLTKSTNNDSLRAHHQKVRVAQKLVGAVEASYFRLLSLQARLRMVKRLTDIRHRVAEQLEILHEKKLKPIEDFHRARQNSLRVARIAMAVEEDTAKQRNTLFSALVLPPEHCHEAVELDGNLSAPVYQESVCAMEQRAIQNRPEAYEVGLTVQNSVNDLKRTLVKFVPKTTGFWRYTRDKDRFLYNKDWKDVGVRVYFDLLDWISNWDESKAARSNVSKTTLAGGGVAVGIASQVRASAASHHRALKDLRLSEESVQGASRLLDALKAKALSNDVNRLALLDAEADKLEEEIDRFRALGEANATLAELHAAMGSNYQEHLPRK; from the coding sequence TTGACCCACTTGGTCGGTCTGATGGGAAAGATTCTCTTGTGGATGCTCGCTTGCTTCTTCGGCCTGGCAGCATGTTCCTGCCAGAGCCTGAAGTATTCCTTGCAGCGGCCACCTGTTCCCACGCCGGCCCCCCACTTTTCCGCCGCGGCTGGTGCGGCTGAACAAAGGCCTCTTCCCGCGGCGGCTGTTGTCGGGAAAAGGCGCCTGACTCTCGAAGAATGCAAACAGATGGCCCTGGCCAGAAATCTGGACTTGCACGCTGCTCGAGTAGACGAGTTCACGAAGCGTTGGATTCGTGACAGCAATCGGACAAAGATCCTGCCTCATCTCGTGTTTGCCAGCGAACTAAGCAACCGTGACAATTACGGTTATGCCTTTAGTGACGTCTTGGGCCAGGAAGGCGTCAATCCCGATCCGGCAGCGACCACGGGAACCGGCGTTACTAATTACTCAGTGGGCCATGAACGAAGCACATGGCGCTATACCCTTGAACTCAACTGGAGCCCCACCGATGCGGCACTGGCTTACTACCTCACTAAGAGCACCAATAACGACTCACTAAGGGCACATCACCAAAAAGTGCGGGTGGCGCAGAAGCTCGTGGGAGCGGTTGAAGCGTCCTATTTCAGGCTCTTGAGCTTGCAGGCTCGGCTGCGTATGGTGAAAAGACTCACCGATATAAGACATCGTGTTGCCGAGCAACTTGAAATCCTGCATGAAAAGAAGTTGAAACCGATTGAGGACTTCCATCGGGCGCGACAGAACTCATTGAGGGTCGCGCGCATAGCCATGGCCGTTGAAGAAGATACGGCAAAACAGAGGAATACGCTTTTCTCCGCCCTGGTGCTGCCTCCGGAACATTGCCACGAGGCAGTTGAACTCGACGGCAACCTGTCGGCTCCTGTATACCAGGAGAGTGTCTGCGCGATGGAACAGAGGGCTATTCAGAACCGGCCGGAAGCTTACGAAGTCGGCCTCACGGTGCAAAACTCCGTGAACGACCTCAAGCGAACCTTGGTCAAGTTTGTTCCCAAGACCACCGGCTTCTGGCGTTACACTCGAGACAAGGATCGATTCCTGTACAATAAAGACTGGAAGGATGTGGGCGTGCGGGTCTACTTCGACCTCCTCGACTGGATCAGTAACTGGGACGAATCCAAGGCCGCACGGTCCAATGTCTCGAAAACGACCCTGGCGGGTGGAGGGGTAGCAGTCGGGATTGCTTCCCAGGTGCGCGCATCAGCCGCGTCGCACCATAGGGCGTTGAAGGATTTGCGACTTTCCGAGGAGTCGGTGCAGGGGGCAAGTCGCCTCCTTGACGCGCTCAAAGCCAAGGCACTGAGCAACGACGTGAACAGGCTTGCGTTGCTTGACGCAGAGGCCGACAAATTGGAAGAAGAAATTGATCGTTTCAGGGCGCTGGGAGAAGCCAACGCCACCCTGGCGGAACTGCACGCGGCCATGGGAAGCAATTACCAGGAACATCTGCCACGAAAATGA
- a CDS encoding efflux RND transporter periplasmic adaptor subunit, producing the protein MNHGRAFFYWVGAAASVLISQAMVAEGAGQLLSRMEPPSSTLNHEPPGKSARPPGDVPAQPRVDGAVIRPFHQATVSSEVQGVIEKRHSKEGDLVKAGQVMFEISPEFFELVAQRARERLDALEVALEQAKQELKVKEELISRDAATIQEITRARSEVKIADHRAKEAQLDLDLALRDKQRCQIRAPFRGYIVSLFRDAHEAVQRFEQLFLIADTSKVYAVANVPQSLLSVVRKGTKAWFLASSGATVEGTVDKIEALIDPSSQTKKVYVLLDNTEARLEMGMLGSVIFAPRER; encoded by the coding sequence ATGAACCACGGCAGAGCCTTCTTCTATTGGGTTGGAGCCGCCGCGTCAGTTCTTATCAGCCAGGCCATGGTGGCTGAAGGGGCGGGCCAACTTCTATCTCGAATGGAGCCGCCTTCTTCCACCTTGAATCATGAACCCCCCGGCAAATCCGCCAGGCCGCCGGGTGACGTGCCGGCTCAACCGAGGGTTGACGGGGCTGTTATCAGGCCGTTCCATCAGGCGACGGTTTCGTCGGAAGTCCAGGGTGTCATTGAGAAACGCCATTCCAAAGAGGGGGACCTGGTGAAGGCGGGGCAAGTGATGTTCGAGATCTCGCCCGAATTCTTTGAACTCGTTGCTCAAAGGGCCAGAGAGCGCCTGGATGCTCTTGAAGTCGCGTTGGAACAAGCCAAACAGGAATTAAAGGTCAAGGAAGAACTGATAAGTCGGGATGCCGCAACCATTCAGGAAATCACTCGTGCGAGGTCCGAGGTCAAGATAGCCGACCACAGGGCCAAGGAGGCCCAGCTGGACCTGGACCTGGCCCTTCGCGACAAGCAGCGGTGCCAGATCAGGGCGCCGTTCAGGGGCTACATCGTCAGCCTTTTCCGGGACGCGCACGAGGCTGTCCAACGTTTTGAGCAGCTCTTCCTGATTGCCGACACGTCGAAAGTCTACGCGGTAGCCAATGTTCCACAATCGCTTCTGTCGGTAGTCCGAAAAGGAACCAAGGCTTGGTTCCTAGCGTCGTCGGGTGCGACCGTCGAAGGCACGGTGGACAAGATTGAGGCCCTGATAGATCCATCCTCGCAGACGAAGAAGGTTTACGTGCTTCTAGACAACACCGAAGCTCGGCTGGAGATGGGCATGCTTGGGAGCGTGATCTTTGCTCCACGTGAGCGGTGA